A portion of the Deinococcus peraridilitoris DSM 19664 genome contains these proteins:
- a CDS encoding bifunctional 5,10-methylenetetrahydrofolate dehydrogenase/5,10-methenyltetrahydrofolate cyclohydrolase, with the protein MLARRPVGPLSSTATQLLEGGAPARRVTQETRERLGHFAHLTPTLAAVIASDDPATRVYVERKANRARKLGVTFRTVDLGAQPSQQQLEDQLAALSADAGVHGVVLELPLSPHLDAERALLSIAPHKDVEGLSPANLALIAAGREEQALLPPTPTSCLNLLELGLQARQLELRGAHIAVIGPGRTVGRPLVWMLNNRGVTVTLCNPHTRQLARVLEGCDALVVAVGRPCLLEARHVQHHHVVIDAGINVVANMVVGDVAPDVADAVSAITPVPGGVGPLTSALMFANFARALELQAT; encoded by the coding sequence ATGCTGGCCCGGCGTCCCGTTGGCCCGCTTTCGAGCACTGCCACTCAGCTGCTGGAAGGCGGCGCTCCGGCCCGGCGCGTGACTCAGGAGACCCGTGAGCGGCTGGGTCACTTCGCGCACCTCACGCCGACCCTCGCGGCAGTGATCGCCTCGGACGATCCGGCCACCCGGGTGTACGTCGAGCGCAAGGCCAACCGTGCCCGCAAGCTGGGCGTCACCTTTCGCACGGTCGATCTGGGAGCGCAGCCCTCCCAGCAGCAGCTCGAAGATCAGCTTGCCGCACTCAGCGCCGATGCGGGCGTTCATGGGGTGGTGCTGGAGTTGCCGCTCTCACCCCACCTCGATGCAGAACGTGCACTGCTGTCGATCGCGCCCCACAAAGACGTCGAGGGCCTCTCCCCTGCCAACCTGGCTTTGATCGCGGCAGGCCGCGAGGAGCAGGCGCTGCTGCCGCCCACGCCGACGTCCTGCCTGAATCTGCTGGAGCTGGGGCTGCAAGCTCGTCAGCTTGAGTTGCGCGGCGCGCACATCGCCGTGATCGGCCCCGGGCGGACAGTGGGCCGGCCGCTCGTGTGGATGCTCAACAACCGCGGGGTTACGGTAACACTATGCAATCCACACACCCGGCAGCTGGCCCGCGTGCTGGAAGGGTGTGACGCGCTGGTGGTCGCCGTCGGCCGACCGTGCCTGCTCGAAGCGCGGCACGTCCAGCACCATCACGTGGTGATCGACGCGGGCATCAACGTCGTGGCGAACATGGTCGTAGGCGACGTGGCTCCGGACGTGGCAGACGCCGTGAGCGCCATCACTCCCGTGCCGGGTGGGGTGGGGCCCCTCACCTCGGCCTTGATGTTTGCCAACTTCGCGCGCGCACTGGAGTTGCAGGCGACATAA
- a CDS encoding acylphosphatase — protein sequence MRVNVLISGAVQGVGYRRFVQRHALDLGLHGYAENLSDGRVEIVAEGERGDLERLLHWLRRGPYHAAVTHLDVQWNEATGLNDFFVY from the coding sequence ATGCGAGTGAACGTCCTGATTTCCGGCGCGGTGCAAGGCGTGGGATACCGCCGTTTTGTGCAGCGTCACGCTCTTGACCTCGGTTTGCACGGCTACGCGGAAAACCTCAGTGACGGGCGGGTCGAGATCGTGGCAGAAGGCGAACGCGGTGACCTTGAGCGTCTGCTGCACTGGCTGCGCCGAGGCCCTTATCACGCGGCCGTCACACATCTCGATGTCCAGTGGAACGAGGCCACGGGCCTCAATGATTTTTTCGTGTATTGA
- a CDS encoding O-acetylhomoserine aminocarboxypropyltransferase/cysteine synthase family protein, translating to MTTPSPKFRFETLQVHAGQAPDAATGSRAVPIYQTTSYTFRDAAHAANLFGLREFGNIYSRITNPTNAVLEERIAALEGGTGALAVASGHAALFIAILTLARQGDNIVSTPNLYGGTYNLFKVTLPRLGIQVRFTSPQERPEEFAALIDANTRAVYLETIGNPALNVPDFEAIAAAAADHGVAVIVDNTFGQGGYLFRPFEHGANVVTHSASKWIGGHGAAIGGLLVDGGNFDWGNGRYPLFTEPSPSYHGLNFWETFGFGNPLGLPNVAFAIRARVENLRDLGPSLSPHHASLFIQGLETLSLRAERHIENTRKLAAWLATRPEVARVTHPDLPSHPHHAHARRYFPRGAGSILTFELHGGREAGESFVNHVRLASLLANVGDTKTLVIHPASTTHSQLSEAEQISAGVTPGLVRVSAGLEHIDDLTADFAQSLAANLQLA from the coding sequence ATGACCACGCCTAGTCCCAAGTTCCGCTTCGAAACCCTGCAGGTACACGCCGGGCAGGCTCCCGACGCCGCCACCGGCAGCCGCGCCGTGCCGATCTACCAGACGACCAGCTACACCTTCCGGGACGCCGCACACGCCGCGAACCTTTTCGGCCTGCGCGAGTTCGGGAACATCTACAGCCGCATCACGAATCCCACCAACGCCGTGCTCGAGGAGCGCATCGCGGCGCTTGAGGGTGGTACGGGCGCCCTGGCCGTCGCCAGCGGTCACGCCGCGCTGTTCATCGCCATTCTGACCCTGGCCCGCCAGGGCGACAACATCGTCTCGACGCCTAACCTGTATGGCGGCACCTACAACCTCTTCAAGGTGACCCTGCCCCGGCTGGGTATTCAGGTGCGCTTTACTTCCCCTCAGGAACGACCTGAAGAGTTCGCGGCGCTCATCGATGCGAATACCCGGGCGGTGTATCTGGAGACCATCGGTAACCCGGCGCTGAACGTGCCGGATTTTGAAGCCATCGCCGCTGCCGCCGCCGATCACGGCGTTGCGGTGATCGTCGACAACACCTTTGGGCAGGGCGGTTACCTGTTCCGCCCGTTCGAGCACGGCGCGAACGTCGTGACGCACTCGGCCAGCAAGTGGATCGGCGGCCACGGCGCCGCCATTGGTGGCCTGCTCGTCGATGGGGGGAATTTTGACTGGGGCAACGGACGCTACCCGCTCTTCACCGAGCCCAGCCCCAGTTACCACGGTCTGAACTTCTGGGAAACGTTCGGCTTTGGCAACCCACTGGGCCTGCCCAACGTCGCTTTTGCGATTCGGGCGCGAGTCGAGAACTTGCGTGACCTGGGCCCCAGCCTATCGCCCCACCACGCGAGCCTGTTCATTCAGGGCCTGGAGACGCTCTCCCTGCGCGCGGAGCGGCACATCGAGAACACCCGCAAGCTCGCCGCCTGGCTGGCCACGCGGCCCGAAGTGGCCCGCGTCACGCACCCCGACTTGCCGTCGCATCCACATCACGCACATGCCCGGCGCTACTTTCCGCGCGGCGCAGGGTCGATTCTGACTTTTGAATTACACGGTGGCCGGGAAGCGGGCGAATCGTTCGTGAACCATGTCCGTCTGGCGAGCCTGCTGGCCAACGTCGGCGACACCAAGACCCTGGTGATTCACCCGGCGAGCACTACCCACAGTCAATTGAGCGAAGCCGAGCAGATCTCGGCGGGTGTGACGCCCGGTCTGGTGCGCGTGTCGGCGGGCCTGGAGCACATCGACGACCTCACCGCCGATTTCGCGCAGTCGCTGGCCGCCAATCTGCAACTCGCATGA
- a CDS encoding alpha/beta fold hydrolase: MTGAFLTETFGGRDAAVTLTRPTGAVRMVTLFRERALELDCGASVRNVRVAFRTWGELNAAGDNAVLIMHALTGDPHADSWWRPLHGPSRALDPQERFLVCANVIGGCAGSSTPAELGGHRLGIFDMARVQGELLSHLGVSRFDVVGGSMGGMLTLACLKLFPGQLKRAVVIAAPQRQSAWAHGWNVAARAALALDPARGLEVARMFAMLSYRSPLSLELAQSGPSPLGNGERAITTYLTHHGAKLRRRFTPESYACLTQAMDDFEIDDLTLRTNRVLTLVVGISSDELYPAEEVRRLAHKLGESTYYELTSVDGHDAFLIDTQALGAQVGRFLRLGDDAC, encoded by the coding sequence ATGACGGGCGCCTTTCTGACCGAAACCTTCGGTGGGCGCGATGCCGCCGTGACACTCACACGGCCGACCGGTGCGGTCCGGATGGTGACGCTCTTTCGTGAACGGGCGCTCGAACTCGATTGTGGCGCCAGCGTCCGAAATGTGCGCGTCGCCTTTCGCACCTGGGGTGAACTGAACGCTGCAGGCGACAACGCAGTGTTGATCATGCACGCCCTGACGGGTGACCCGCACGCGGACTCGTGGTGGAGGCCCCTGCACGGGCCGTCGCGCGCGCTCGATCCGCAGGAGCGCTTTCTGGTCTGTGCGAACGTCATCGGCGGCTGTGCGGGCTCGAGTACCCCCGCCGAACTCGGAGGGCACCGCCTCGGCATTTTTGACATGGCGCGCGTGCAGGGTGAATTGCTCTCGCATCTCGGTGTTTCGCGCTTCGACGTGGTGGGCGGCTCGATGGGGGGCATGCTGACGCTTGCCTGTCTCAAGCTGTTCCCCGGGCAGCTGAAACGTGCCGTGGTGATCGCGGCCCCGCAACGTCAGTCGGCCTGGGCGCACGGTTGGAACGTGGCCGCCCGCGCGGCACTGGCGCTCGACCCGGCGCGTGGGCTGGAGGTCGCGCGCATGTTCGCGATGCTGAGTTACCGCTCACCCCTCAGCCTGGAACTGGCGCAGTCCGGGCCGAGCCCGCTGGGCAATGGGGAGCGCGCCATCACGACCTACCTGACCCATCACGGCGCCAAGCTGCGCCGACGCTTCACGCCGGAAAGCTACGCCTGTCTGACGCAGGCCATGGACGACTTCGAAATCGATGACCTGACCCTACGGACCAACCGCGTGCTCACCCTGGTTGTCGGCATCAGCAGCGATGAGCTGTACCCTGCCGAGGAGGTGAGACGGCTGGCGCACAAGCTCGGTGAGAGCACCTATTACGAGTTGACCAGCGTCGACGGGCACGACGCTTTTCTGATCGATACACAGGCGCTGGGAGCGCAGGTCGGGCGGTTTCTCCGTCTTGGTGACGACGCGTGCTGA
- a CDS encoding (Fe-S)-binding protein yields MLPLIHQILFFVFALIAGAFGLWGFYRLYLRVRRGRPDQELRADQPLARLWYALRVTLTQERTFRKRRALSVFHSLIFYGFVFYLLVNIIDGLEGYVHFNIASTHPLGATYNFLADLLSVLVLVGVVAFVIRRYFAPARRDFRFNEKTLLHPNVKRGAITRDSVIVSSFILFHVGSRLIGNGAKMAELGGDPYQPFSSALGALFTPETAEGWRIFGYWGALGSVLAFLAYFPYTKHIHIFAAPVNYFFKRDRVSGELPPMKVDLEAAESSEHGPEMGAQFMEDLAWPRLLDAYACIQCNRCQDVCPASGTGKALSPAALEINKRMELNVIAAHPSPFTLKTAAFEQGAPSSRPLLEFAISPEAVWACTTCGACMEVCPVQDEQMLDIIDIRRRQVMVEGEFPPQLQSAFRGMERAKNPWGISHEKRMEWAEGLRVPTTLENPQPDVLYWVGCAAAYDPGAQKTARAFVQLLDRAGVNYAVLGKQEACTGDSARRAGNEYLYQQLAEQNVETLNEVRPKLIVATCPHCMNAIGNEYRQIGGNYQVMHHTQYLETLVGQGRLETSRLDEAVTYHDPCYLGRHNGVYDAPREVIRSMGLEILELERSREASFCCGAGGAQFWKEEEEGHERISDNRFKEIQRRLDQAKAGKTLAVGCPFCKSMMNSTPSKAQAEGIVVKDVAELLLESVQRARGEALSPEAAEPEAPAEIEAQFAPLISETPASNFIPEPRHDDPPFANAAYEEPGTTTAEVEAAQAAGEHLGDRPGSGEVTPPTTGERKKWSPKGKSADDVSSGAPTAQDLPETPGEAPVPRQKWAPARSGSAATPSPSPEASGSTAAPEPSGTLAIPAEAPRKKWSPKGAPILTSQEAPESTPGPSATTAAPGAGERPKWKPRQATAVSVPGQVEVAADAPGTPLTPEERHAVALTPDPTVDDAMTSGAPSAAETFSSESSPASQNETSPSVPTGNASVSGGPAQDAPRKKWTPKRKD; encoded by the coding sequence TTGCTTCCGCTCATTCACCAGATTCTCTTCTTTGTGTTCGCGCTGATTGCCGGTGCATTCGGCCTGTGGGGTTTTTACCGCCTTTACCTGCGCGTCCGCCGTGGCCGCCCCGACCAGGAACTGCGCGCGGACCAACCCCTGGCGCGGCTCTGGTACGCCCTGCGCGTCACCCTGACCCAGGAGCGCACCTTCCGCAAGCGTCGGGCCCTGAGTGTCTTTCACAGCCTCATCTTCTACGGATTCGTGTTCTACCTGCTGGTGAACATCATCGACGGGCTCGAAGGCTACGTGCACTTCAACATCGCGTCGACCCATCCGCTTGGCGCGACCTACAACTTCCTGGCCGACCTGCTCAGCGTCCTGGTACTCGTGGGTGTCGTCGCCTTCGTGATTCGCCGTTACTTCGCGCCTGCCCGGCGTGATTTCCGCTTCAACGAAAAAACACTGCTGCACCCGAACGTCAAGCGGGGCGCAATCACCCGGGATTCGGTCATTGTCAGCAGCTTCATCCTGTTTCACGTCGGCAGCCGTCTGATCGGCAACGGCGCCAAGATGGCCGAACTGGGAGGTGACCCGTACCAGCCTTTCTCGAGCGCGCTGGGTGCCCTTTTTACTCCCGAGACTGCCGAAGGCTGGCGCATCTTTGGATACTGGGGCGCCCTGGGCAGCGTTCTGGCGTTCCTGGCATACTTTCCCTACACCAAGCACATTCACATCTTCGCCGCACCGGTCAATTACTTTTTCAAGCGCGACCGGGTGAGCGGAGAACTGCCGCCCATGAAAGTGGACCTCGAAGCCGCCGAATCGTCAGAGCACGGACCGGAAATGGGCGCGCAGTTCATGGAGGATCTGGCGTGGCCGCGCCTGCTTGACGCTTACGCCTGCATCCAGTGCAACCGCTGCCAGGATGTCTGTCCGGCCAGTGGAACTGGCAAGGCCCTCAGCCCGGCGGCACTGGAGATCAACAAGCGCATGGAGCTCAACGTGATCGCGGCGCACCCCAGCCCGTTCACCCTGAAAACGGCTGCCTTCGAGCAGGGCGCGCCCAGCTCGCGTCCGCTGCTGGAGTTCGCCATTTCGCCTGAGGCCGTGTGGGCCTGCACCACCTGCGGCGCCTGCATGGAAGTCTGCCCCGTGCAGGACGAGCAGATGCTCGACATCATCGATATCCGGCGTCGTCAGGTGATGGTGGAGGGCGAGTTCCCGCCGCAGCTGCAAAGTGCCTTTCGCGGGATGGAGCGCGCCAAAAATCCCTGGGGCATCAGCCATGAAAAGCGCATGGAGTGGGCCGAGGGCCTGCGCGTTCCGACCACCCTCGAAAACCCGCAGCCGGACGTTCTGTACTGGGTCGGCTGCGCCGCCGCGTACGATCCGGGCGCGCAGAAAACCGCGCGCGCCTTCGTGCAGCTGCTCGACCGTGCAGGGGTCAATTACGCGGTGCTGGGCAAGCAGGAAGCCTGCACCGGCGACAGCGCGAGGCGTGCCGGAAACGAGTACCTGTATCAGCAACTCGCGGAGCAGAACGTTGAGACCCTCAACGAGGTGCGCCCGAAGCTGATCGTGGCAACCTGTCCGCACTGCATGAACGCCATCGGCAACGAGTACCGCCAGATCGGCGGAAACTATCAGGTCATGCACCACACCCAGTACCTGGAGACCCTGGTCGGGCAAGGCAGACTGGAGACTTCCCGGCTCGACGAGGCCGTCACCTACCACGATCCGTGTTACCTGGGCCGCCACAACGGCGTGTACGACGCGCCGCGCGAAGTCATCCGTTCGATGGGCCTCGAGATTCTGGAACTGGAACGCTCGCGGGAGGCCTCTTTCTGCTGTGGCGCGGGAGGCGCGCAGTTCTGGAAAGAGGAAGAGGAGGGGCACGAGCGCATCAGCGACAACCGTTTCAAGGAAATTCAGCGCCGCCTCGATCAGGCCAAAGCTGGCAAGACCCTCGCGGTAGGCTGCCCCTTCTGCAAAAGCATGATGAACAGCACGCCCAGCAAGGCGCAGGCGGAAGGCATCGTGGTGAAGGACGTGGCCGAGCTGCTGCTCGAAAGCGTTCAGCGTGCCCGCGGTGAGGCTCTCTCACCCGAGGCCGCAGAGCCCGAGGCTCCTGCCGAGATTGAAGCCCAATTTGCCCCGCTGATTTCCGAAACACCGGCGTCCAACTTCATTCCGGAGCCGCGTCACGATGACCCGCCCTTTGCCAATGCCGCCTACGAAGAGCCCGGCACGACCACGGCAGAAGTCGAGGCCGCGCAGGCCGCCGGTGAACACCTGGGCGACCGGCCCGGTTCAGGTGAGGTTACTCCGCCAACGACCGGTGAGCGCAAGAAATGGAGCCCGAAAGGCAAAAGTGCCGACGACGTGTCGAGTGGCGCGCCAACTGCTCAGGACCTGCCCGAAACGCCCGGCGAAGCTCCCGTTCCTCGGCAGAAGTGGGCCCCGGCCCGGAGTGGATCGGCGGCAACGCCATCGCCATCGCCCGAAGCCTCGGGCTCCACTGCTGCTCCGGAGCCATCTGGCACCCTTGCGATTCCCGCTGAAGCGCCCCGGAAGAAGTGGTCTCCCAAAGGCGCCCCCATCCTGACTTCGCAGGAGGCACCCGAAAGCACACCCGGCCCGTCTGCTACAACGGCAGCCCCCGGCGCGGGCGAGCGCCCCAAGTGGAAACCCAGACAGGCGACCGCGGTTTCTGTGCCTGGTCAGGTCGAGGTCGCCGCGGACGCTCCGGGAACACCCCTCACGCCCGAAGAGCGTCATGCGGTCGCCCTCACACCCGACCCGACGGTCGACGACGCCATGACCTCCGGCGCCCCGTCTGCCGCAGAGACATTCAGCTCCGAGTCATCGCCGGCAAGCCAAAACGAGACTTCGCCCAGCGTGCCCACTGGCAACGCTTCCGTTTCGGGTGGCCCGGCCCAAGACGCGCCACGCAAAAAGTGGACCCCCAAGCGCAAAGACTAA
- the purH gene encoding bifunctional phosphoribosylaminoimidazolecarboxamide formyltransferase/IMP cyclohydrolase — protein sequence MRALISVSDKTGVVEFARALTEGGHEVLSTGGTLAALLEAGVQATAVSDVTGFPEILDGRVKTLHPAIHGGILARRDEGHLGELRAHGIAAIDLVCVNLYPFRETVARGVDLAEALENIDIGGPAMLRAAAKNFPGVIVLVDPSDYARVLEGELSIDERRALAAKAFAHTSSYDAAITAYLGADSAAHGTEELPGEIDLQLSRTTELRYGENPHQAAAVYRLKGQRGPLLDARVLAGKAMSFNNYADADAAWALVQEFQETACVAVKHANPCGVALAQDVRTAWERARDADSLSVFGGIVAVNRPIDLAAAQAMRGTFLEVLVAPEVSEEALEWLRAKKPDLRVLLAGERGATTLEYRPLVGGFLVQARDQRTWDELCPEVVTKREPTLEEWHDLAFAWRVAKHARSNSVVLAKGGVTVGLGTGAVSRIWAAERALLNAGAAAAGSALASEAFFPFDDVVRAAAAAGVTSVVQPGGAKRDPEVIAACDELGLTMIFTGSRHFRH from the coding sequence ATGCGAGCACTCATTTCCGTCAGCGACAAGACCGGCGTGGTCGAATTCGCGCGCGCCCTGACCGAGGGCGGTCACGAAGTCCTCTCAACCGGCGGCACCCTGGCCGCCCTGCTCGAAGCCGGGGTCCAGGCCACGGCGGTCAGTGACGTGACCGGCTTTCCCGAAATTCTGGACGGGCGCGTCAAGACGCTGCATCCCGCCATCCACGGTGGCATTCTGGCCCGGCGGGACGAGGGGCACCTGGGCGAGCTTCGTGCGCACGGTATCGCGGCGATCGATCTGGTCTGCGTCAACCTCTACCCTTTTCGCGAAACCGTCGCGCGGGGCGTAGACCTCGCTGAAGCGCTCGAAAACATCGACATCGGCGGACCGGCCATGCTGCGCGCGGCGGCCAAGAACTTTCCGGGCGTCATCGTGCTGGTCGATCCGTCCGATTACGCCCGGGTTCTGGAAGGCGAACTCAGCATAGACGAACGGCGAGCGCTGGCGGCCAAGGCTTTCGCGCATACCAGCTCTTACGATGCGGCCATCACCGCCTATCTGGGAGCGGACAGCGCCGCGCACGGCACCGAAGAGTTGCCCGGCGAGATCGACTTGCAGCTGTCACGCACGACCGAACTGCGCTACGGCGAAAACCCGCATCAGGCGGCGGCCGTGTACCGCCTGAAGGGTCAGCGCGGGCCACTGCTCGACGCCCGGGTGCTGGCCGGCAAAGCGATGAGTTTCAACAATTACGCTGACGCTGACGCAGCCTGGGCGCTGGTGCAGGAATTTCAGGAAACCGCGTGCGTGGCGGTGAAACACGCCAATCCGTGCGGAGTCGCCCTGGCACAGGACGTGAGGACGGCCTGGGAGCGCGCCCGCGACGCCGACTCGCTGAGCGTGTTCGGTGGCATCGTGGCCGTGAACCGCCCGATCGACCTGGCGGCGGCGCAGGCCATGCGCGGCACCTTTCTGGAAGTGCTGGTGGCGCCCGAAGTCAGCGAGGAAGCGCTGGAGTGGCTGCGCGCCAAGAAGCCCGACCTACGGGTCCTGCTGGCCGGCGAAAGGGGCGCCACGACGCTCGAGTACCGCCCGCTGGTCGGCGGCTTTCTGGTGCAGGCGCGTGACCAGCGCACCTGGGACGAGCTGTGCCCGGAAGTCGTGACGAAGCGCGAACCGACCCTGGAAGAATGGCACGACCTTGCCTTCGCCTGGCGGGTAGCCAAACATGCGCGCAGCAACAGCGTCGTGCTGGCCAAAGGCGGCGTGACGGTGGGGCTCGGCACGGGCGCAGTCAGCCGCATCTGGGCAGCCGAGCGCGCCCTGCTGAATGCCGGCGCCGCCGCTGCCGGCAGCGCACTCGCATCCGAAGCCTTCTTTCCCTTCGATGACGTGGTGCGGGCGGCGGCGGCGGCGGGCGTGACCTCGGTCGTGCAGCCGGGCGGCGCCAAGCGCGATCCCGAGGTAATCGCCGCCTGTGATGAACTGGGGCTCACCATGATTTTCACCGGTTCGCGGCACTTCAGGCACTGA